DNA sequence from the Streptomyces sp. HUAS 15-9 genome:
CGGCTCGGCCCGGCCTCCGGCGATCAGGTCGCGCAGGGCTCGGTTGTACCGCCTCACCGGGGCCTGGCCGCTCCTTTCACGCCGCTCCGGTCCGCGGACCGGAAGGCGGCTGAGCGGGGTGGTGCCGGTTCGTGCCGGGTCCCCGCGCGCGATTCCGGTGAAACGGGCCGAAAGGGATGGGGATGTCGGGTCGACCCCGAACATGCCGGTGCGTGTCACCACGGCAGGACGGGAACTCGGCGGCCATGAACACCGAGCAAGGACTCCGCGGGTCGTACTGGATCGAGACCGCCCCGGGCGGCGAGCCCACTCTCCCGCCGTGCGGGGATCTCGCCGTCGAGGTCGCGGTGATCGGCGGCGGTGTCGCGGGGCTCAGCACCGCCTGGGAGCTGGCCCGGCGAGGCCACGAAGTGGCCGTACTGGAGGCGGACCGGATCGCCGCCGGGGTCACCGGCCACACGACGGCCAAGCTGACCGCGCTGCACACCCTGGTCTACGACCACTTGCGCCGCACCCGTGGCCGCGAGGGCGCACGGCTGTATGCCGACTCGCAGTCCGCGGCGATCCGCCGGGCCGCCGAGATCGTGGCCGACCTGGAGATCGAGTGCGAGTGGGAGCAGGCGGCCGCCTGCACATACGTGGAGAATCCGCAGCGCGTGACACAGCTGCGGGCAGAAGCCGAGGCGGCGCGCGAGGCGGGCCTGCCGGCCGAGTTCGTCACCGAAACGGAGCTTCCCTACCCGGTGGCGGGCGCCGTACGGGTGACCGGCCAGGCGCAGTTCCATCCCGTGAAGTACCTGCGTGCCCTGGCCGGCGACCTGCGTCGCCGCGGCGGCACCGTGTACGAGGGGACGCGCGTCACCGGCCTCACCGAAGGCGAACCCTGCGTCCTGGCGACCGACGCGGGAGTGTCGGTGCGGGCACGCGAGGTCATCGTCGCCACCCACTACCCCGTCTTCGACCGGGCCCTGCTCTCCACCCGTCTCTCCCCACGCCGCGAACTGGTCGTCGCGGGGACCGTCGACGCGAACACGGCGCCCCGCGACATGTACATCACGCCCGAGCAGAACACCCGGTCCGTGCGCAGCGCCCCCTGCACCGACGGGAAGCGTCTGCTGCTCGTCACCGGCGAGCACTTCACCCCCGGTGCCCCCGGCATAGCCGACGTCGAAGAACGCCTCGCCCGGCTGGCCGCCTGGGCCACCGACCGCTTCCCCGACCTGACACCCACCCACCGCTGGGCCACCCAGGACAACGATTCCACCGACACCGTCCCCCTCGTCGGTCCCCTCCACCCCGGCGGCCACCACACCTACGTGGCCACCGGGTTCGGCGGCTGGGGCCTGAGCGGCGGCATCATGGCCGGCCTGCTGATCGCCGACCTCGTCGAGGGCCGGGAGGTCGCATGGGCGGGCCTGTACGACCCGCGTCGACTGGGTTCCGTGGTCCGCGAAGGCATGTCCTTCCTCAAGCACCAGGCCCACGTGGCCAAGCACTTCGTCGGGGACCGGCTGCCGCCCGTCACCGCACCCACCTCCGGGGACCTCGCCCCCGGAGACGGAGCAATCCTGCGCGTGGGCGGCCACCAGTGCGCAGTCCAAAGGGACGACAGCGGTCAGCTCCACGCCGTCTCGGCCCGCTGCACCCACCTCGGCTGCCTCGTCGCCTTCAACCACGCGGAGCAGGCGTGGGAGTGCCCGTGCCACGGTTCCCGCTTCGCTCCCGACGGTCGCATCCTCCAGGGTCCCGCAGTGCGGCCGCTGGAGAAACGAGAGGTCTGAGTGTCATGGAACGGGCAGCCCTGTTCGACGTGGACGGAACCCTCGTCGACACCAATCATCTGCACGTGGTCACCTGGTGGGAGGCATTCCGCCGGGCCGGGCACCGGGTGCCGACGCACGCCATTCACCGTGCGGTCGGGCTCGGTTCCGAGGACCTCGTCGCCCATCTGCTCGGCGAGGGCGAAGAATCAGCCCTGGCCCCCGGCGAGGCGGAGGACCTCAGCACCGCGCACAAGATCCTCTACGCCCAGTACTTCGAGCGGCTGACCGCGCTGCCGGACGCGGGCCGTCTGCTGCGAAGGCTGGCCGACGACGCCTGGACGGTCGTCCTCGCCACCTCGGCGAGCGACGACGAACTCGCCGCTCTGCGGCGGGCGATAGACGCGGACGACGCCATCGAGGCGACAGCGAGCGCCGACGACGTCTCCGAGGGCAAACCGGCGCCCGAGCCCGTCGAACGGGCGCTCGAGCTGGCCGGCGTACCGGCGGAGCGCGCCGTCTTCGTCGGCGACACCGTGTGGGACATGCGGGCGGGCACCCGTGCGGGCGTGCGGTGCGTGGCGCTGTTGTGCGGCGGCATTCCCCGCGCGGACCTGGAGGAGGCCGGCGCCGACGCCGTCTTCGCCGACCCGGCCCAGCTGCTCGCCGAACTGGCACGCAGTCCGTTCGCCTGACACCGTCGTCACGTCCACTGCGCAGGGGCGCCTGCGCTCCGTACTGACCTGCCGGGTCACTGGGCATCCTGGAAGCCGACTTCCTTCGCGAGGACGATCCTGGCGCCCATGTTCCGCTCCATCATCTCCAGCGCGGCTTCCGCAAGATGGGGATGGATCGAGGCGACGGCGTCTCTCGGCACCGTGACCTCCAGATGACGGATGTGGGCGTCCAGGGCGGAGTACAGGACGCACTGCTCGGTGACCTGACCGGTCAGGACCACCGTTTGGACGTTCAGGTGCCACAGCAGATAGGACATGGGGGTGTCGTAGAAGACCGAGTGCCGGGCCTTCACCACGAAGAGTGACGCGTCGTCGGGCCGGATCGGCTCGACCAGGCCGGCGTGCGGGCGGGACAGCGCGGTATCGACCAGTTCCCCGTGGTGGGAGCGCCAGAGCCCGAAGTTGTCGTTCGCGTAGATCACCGGTACGCCCGCGTTCCGGGCCCGGCCGATCAGATCCGCCAGCACGGGCACGACCCGCTCGGCGGCGGGTGCCAGCAGCTCGGCGTCCTCATGGTCGTAGGTGTTGATCATGTCGATCACGACGAGCGCGCTGCGGTCCGTCTTTCCGGGTCCGGGCACGGTGTCCACCACCTCGCGCGGTCAGTCCCGCAGCCTCGGCAGGACCTTGGTGCGGTAGAAGTCGAAGAAGCCCTGCTGGTCCTTGCCGATCTGGCTGACGTACACGCCGTCGAACCCCGCGTTGACGAATGCCCTCAGTGCCTCGACGTGCGCGTCCGGATCGTCGCCGCACGGCACCGTCTCGGCAACCTGTTCCTCGGTGACCAGCCGTGACGCCTGCTCGAAGTGGCTCGGGGTGGGCAGGACCTGGGCGAGTTCGCCGGGCAGCTGCTCGGTGGCCCACAGGCGGTGCGCGGTGCGGACCGCCTCCCGTTCGTTCGTCCCCCAGCAGACCTTGAGTCCGCCGTAGACCGGCTTGGTGCCGCCGCCACCGCGCCGGAAACGCTCCACCAGGGACTCGTCCGGCACCATCGTGATCAGCCCGTCGCCGATGCGCGCGGCGACCTCGGCGGCCTGCGGGCCGAAGGCCGAGACGTCGATCGGTACCGGTTCGTCAGGCAGCGTGTACAGGCGGG
Encoded proteins:
- a CDS encoding FAD-dependent oxidoreductase, translating into MNTEQGLRGSYWIETAPGGEPTLPPCGDLAVEVAVIGGGVAGLSTAWELARRGHEVAVLEADRIAAGVTGHTTAKLTALHTLVYDHLRRTRGREGARLYADSQSAAIRRAAEIVADLEIECEWEQAAACTYVENPQRVTQLRAEAEAAREAGLPAEFVTETELPYPVAGAVRVTGQAQFHPVKYLRALAGDLRRRGGTVYEGTRVTGLTEGEPCVLATDAGVSVRAREVIVATHYPVFDRALLSTRLSPRRELVVAGTVDANTAPRDMYITPEQNTRSVRSAPCTDGKRLLLVTGEHFTPGAPGIADVEERLARLAAWATDRFPDLTPTHRWATQDNDSTDTVPLVGPLHPGGHHTYVATGFGGWGLSGGIMAGLLIADLVEGREVAWAGLYDPRRLGSVVREGMSFLKHQAHVAKHFVGDRLPPVTAPTSGDLAPGDGAILRVGGHQCAVQRDDSGQLHAVSARCTHLGCLVAFNHAEQAWECPCHGSRFAPDGRILQGPAVRPLEKREV
- a CDS encoding LLM class F420-dependent oxidoreductase, which encodes MTGFGYFLACEEHRPAELVEQARMAEQAGFESLWISDHYHPWNGSQGQSPFVWSVIGALSQAVSLPVETAVTCPLVRTHPAVIAQAAATGAVQLGGRFRLGVGTGEALNEHILGTVWPEAPVRMEMLEEALQIIRQLFTGEQTSHHGKHYTVENARLYTLPDEPVPIDVSAFGPQAAEVAARIGDGLITMVPDESLVERFRRGGGGTKPVYGGLKVCWGTNEREAVRTAHRLWATEQLPGELAQVLPTPSHFEQASRLVTEEQVAETVPCGDDPDAHVEALRAFVNAGFDGVYVSQIGKDQQGFFDFYRTKVLPRLRD
- a CDS encoding HAD family hydrolase, giving the protein MERAALFDVDGTLVDTNHLHVVTWWEAFRRAGHRVPTHAIHRAVGLGSEDLVAHLLGEGEESALAPGEAEDLSTAHKILYAQYFERLTALPDAGRLLRRLADDAWTVVLATSASDDELAALRRAIDADDAIEATASADDVSEGKPAPEPVERALELAGVPAERAVFVGDTVWDMRAGTRAGVRCVALLCGGIPRADLEEAGADAVFADPAQLLAELARSPFA
- a CDS encoding cysteine hydrolase family protein, which gives rise to MPGPGKTDRSALVVIDMINTYDHEDAELLAPAAERVVPVLADLIGRARNAGVPVIYANDNFGLWRSHHGELVDTALSRPHAGLVEPIRPDDASLFVVKARHSVFYDTPMSYLLWHLNVQTVVLTGQVTEQCVLYSALDAHIRHLEVTVPRDAVASIHPHLAEAALEMMERNMGARIVLAKEVGFQDAQ